A region from the Benincasa hispida cultivar B227 chromosome 10, ASM972705v1, whole genome shotgun sequence genome encodes:
- the LOC120089370 gene encoding protochlorophyllide reductase: protein MALQAASFSPTTSIHKDVYPAGTVVLNDTGLSGVPFSVHIEVKLKSLVLRNKQGRQPVGTIRAQTATVSEINQAPREGNKTLREGNVIITGASSGLGLATAKALAETGKWHIIMACRNFLKAQMAAKSAGIAKESFTVMHLDLASLDSVRQFVDSFRRSGMPLDVLVCNAAVYLPTAKEPTFTAEGFELSVGTNHLGHFLLTRLLLDYIKQSDYPSKRVIIVGSITGNTNTLAGNVPPKANLGDLRGLASGLNGVNSSTMIDGGEFDGAKAYKDSKVCNMLTMQELHRRYHEETGITFASLYPGCIATTGLFREHIPLFRLLFPPFQKYITKGYVSEEEAGKRLAQVVSDSSLEQSGVYWSWNKNSSSFQNQLSKEASDIEKARKLWEISEKLVGLA from the exons ATGGCTCTACAAGCAGCCTCTTTTTCTCCCACGACTTCCATCCACAAAGACGTATATCCAGCTGGTACTGTTGTTCTGAACGACACTGGCCTTTCAGGAGTTCCATTTTCTGTACATATCGAAGTTAAATTGAAATCTCTCGTATTGAGAAATAAG caaGGAAGACAACCTGTTGGAACTATTAGAGCCCAGACTGCAACAGTTTCAGAAATCAACCAGGCGCCACGGGAAGGAAACAAAACTTTGAGGGAAGGAAATGTTATAATCACAGGAGCTTCCTCAGGGCTGGGTCTAGCCACGGCCAAGGCTCTAGCTGAAACAGGAAAATGGCACATAATTATGGCATGCAGGAACTTCCTTAAAGCCCAAATGGCAGCAAAATCAGCAGGCATAGCTAAGGAAAGTTTTACTGTTATGCATCTAGACCTTGCCTCGCTTGACAGTGTAAGGCAATTTGTGGATAGCTTCCGCCGGTCGGGTATGCCTCTTGATGTGCTTGTATGCAATGCTGCTGTCTACTTGCCGACTGCAAAAGAGCCAACTTTCACCGCTGAAGGGTTTGAACTCAGTGTTGGGACTAATCACCTTGGTCATTTCCTCCTCACACGGCTGCTGCTCGATTACATAAAGCAATCAGATTATCCGTCCAAGCGTGTAATAATTGTAGGCTCCATCACAG GTAACACAAACACGTTGGCTGGGAATGTGCCCCCAAAAGCAAACTTGGGAGATCTGAGAGGCCTAGCAAGTGGTTTGAATGGTGTGAACAGCTCAACCATGATAGATGGAGGAGAGTTTGATGGAGCAAAGGCCTACAAGGATAGCAAAGTATGCAACATGCTCACCATGCAAGAGCTCCACAGGAGATATCATGAAGAAACGGGAATAACTTTTGCTTCTCTCTATCCTGGTTGCATTGCCACAACAGGGTTGTTTAGAGAGCATATTCCCCTGTTCAGACTTTTATTTCCACCCTTCCAGAAGTACATCACCAAGGGCTATGTGTCTGAAGAAGAAGCTGGGAAAAGACTTGCACAG GTTGTAAGTGACTCAAGCCTGGAACAATCAGGTGTATATTGGAGCTGGAACAAGAACTCATCCTCATTCCAAAACCAGCTATCCAAAGAAGCCAGTGATATAGAAAAGGCCCGCAAGTTGTGGGAGATAAGTGAGAAGCTTGTTGGATTGGCTTAA